CCGGTTCTGTTTTAGCTGGTTCCGCTTTCACTACTTCTACTTTTTTCGGTGGTTCTGGCTTTTTAACTGGCTCAGGCTTTTTCGTTTCTGGTTTTGCGGTTTGCTGTGGCGGCTGAACTTGTTGAGTTTGAGGCGCTACTTTTTCCGCATTTGTTGCTTCTTGTTCTTTACGTTGAGCTTCTAATTTTTTCGCTTCTTCAGCCGCCTTTTGCTCTTTCTCCATTTGAATTAGCACTTGACGTTGTTCTTCCGTCAAACGCATATTTTTTTCAACAGAAGAAGGATTATTATCCACCGGCACAGTGCGGGTTTCTAATTCTTTAATATAGTGCCATACTTCTTCTGGACGACTTGGTAACACACTTTTTGGTTGTGGTTTTTCTGGTTGAACATTTGTTGTGACTACAGGTTCAGGCGTTTTGCTTTTTAAGAAATAAAGCCCTAAACCAAAACCTAATACCGCCACTAATGCAAGACCAATTAAGGTATTGCGATTGAAACTTTTCTGTGCTTTCTTTTTATTATTTTTTGAGCCGTTTCGACCGGCAAAATCTCGATGAGCCACGATACAATCCTAAAATATTCGATTAATTAAAATTAAAGTGTAAAAAATGCTTAATTCTACTGAAAAACTGTGCATTTTTCTAGGGGATTTTTGCTAACTCAAGTCCAATGGATCCACGTCTAAAATCAACCGCACTTGAGAAGACTTTATTAACTCTGGCGAATACCGACTTAATGCCGCCTGTAATTGCTTCCGAGATGCATGCTGTAATAGCAACTGCCAACGATACTGCCCTGCTTTTTTGCTGAACGGTGCGGGAATCGGCCCCAACACTTGCAAGCCTTCAATGTTTTGTTCATAGAAAAAAGAGGCTAATTGCGACAATGCATTTTCCGCCTCTTCAGAATGACGACATTGGGCTTTAAACAACGCTTGAAAACTAAACGGTGGCAAGCCCATATTATGGCGTAGCTTCAAGGTTTCTTCTGCAAAGGCTTGATAGCCTTTTTCAAGCAAGGTGGTTAATAACGGGTGATCCGGATAATGTGTCTGCAAAACCACTTCACCCTGTTTTTCAGCTCTGCCTGAGCGCCCTGCAACTTGTACATAAAGCTGCGCTAAACGTTCTTCGGCCCTGAAATCAAGGGAAAACAAGGCATTATCCACATTCACTAAAGCAACCAAAGTGACATTCGGAAAATGGTGTCCTTTAGCTAACATTTGTGTGCCAATTAAAATCTGACTTTTACCTTGCTGAATATCCTCTAAATAACTTTCAAGCTTGCCTTTTCGTGCTGTGCTATCACGATCGATACGAGCAATATTATATTGCGGGAAACATGTTTTTAGAGTTTCCTCCAGTTGTTCTGTACCTAAACCCGTTGTGACTAAATGCGTTGAACCACAATGACCACACTGAATCGGTACTGTTTTTTGCGCACCACAATGATGGCAGCGTAAAACGCGCTGGTGTTGGTGATAAGTATAAGGTTTTTCACAATGATGACATTCATCAATCCAGCCACATTCATGACATAACAACACAGGCGCAAATCCACGTCGATTAAGGAATAACAATACTTGGTTGCCTTTTTCTAAGTGTTCTTGAATACGTCCTAATAGCGGTTCGGATAAGCCGTTTTGAATTCGTTGATGTTTTAAATCAATCACAAATTGACGAAGTGCGGTCGCATTTCCGGCTCTTTTTGATAGTACCAAATGATGATATTTACCACTTTGTACGTTATTCACACTTTCCAAACTGGGTGTGGCAGAACCTAATAAGATAGGAATATTGAGTTTTTGTGCTAAAACAATACCTAAATCTCTCGCATGATAACGCCAACCATCTTGCTGTTTAAACGAGCCGTCATGTTCTTCATCTAAAATGATTAAGCCGAGATCTGAAAACTGGGTGAAAAGCGCGGATCTCGTACCAATCACGATTGCACTCTGTCCTGTTCTTGCTCGCTCCCAAACATTTAAGCGCTGTGTATCATTCAAGTTGGAATGCAATACATCAATTTCTACATTAAAGCGAGCTTGGAAACGTCTCACGGTCTGAGGGGTAAGTCCAATTTCGGGTACAAGAACCAAAACCTGCTTGCCTTTCTTTAAGACTTCTTCAATATACTGCAGATAGATTTCAGTTTTGCCTGAACCGGTCACGCCCTCTAACAACCACACATTAAAGCCTTCTTGGAAAAGTAACTGGCTAAATGCAAGGGCTTGTTGCTTGTTTAAGGTCAATCGATTATCAAGATTAACTAAAGGATTATCCCCTAAAGCCTGCTGCCAACTTTTTTGTTCAGTAGGCACAACAATCTCTTCCACATAATCTTTGCCTTTAAGGGTTGACCAAATTGCGGAACTGATCTCATTG
This is a stretch of genomic DNA from Haemophilus parainfluenzae. It encodes these proteins:
- the ftsN gene encoding cell division protein FtsN, which codes for MAHRDFAGRNGSKNNKKKAQKSFNRNTLIGLALVAVLGFGLGLYFLKSKTPEPVVTTNVQPEKPQPKSVLPSRPEEVWHYIKELETRTVPVDNNPSSVEKNMRLTEEQRQVLIQMEKEQKAAEEAKKLEAQRKEQEATNAEKVAPQTQQVQPPQQTAKPETKKPEPVKKPEPPKKVEVVKAEPAKTEPAKAEQPKKAEPKPAEQQVQAGGKKFGLQCGAFKNRAQAESLQGRLAMAGVNAQIMRNEEWNRVRVGPFSSRDAATAVQDTAKPVASCVVIGM
- the priA gene encoding primosomal protein N', which produces MNIVRVALAVPLPRFFDYLYSPDLTPIVGGRVLVPFGSQKRVGIVVDLPASSDIAKEKLKPIIDVLDAESLFNSTTWDWLAWSANYYRAALGDVLFQALPVKLRNGESAVKNDRTFWRITDLGKQALESGDLKRAKKQIEALNLLLTQDLEKGNNEISSAIWSTLKGKDYVEEIVVPTEQKSWQQALGDNPLVNLDNRLTLNKQQALAFSQLLFQEGFNVWLLEGVTGSGKTEIYLQYIEEVLKKGKQVLVLVPEIGLTPQTVRRFQARFNVEIDVLHSNLNDTQRLNVWERARTGQSAIVIGTRSALFTQFSDLGLIILDEEHDGSFKQQDGWRYHARDLGIVLAQKLNIPILLGSATPSLESVNNVQSGKYHHLVLSKRAGNATALRQFVIDLKHQRIQNGLSEPLLGRIQEHLEKGNQVLLFLNRRGFAPVLLCHECGWIDECHHCEKPYTYHQHQRVLRCHHCGAQKTVPIQCGHCGSTHLVTTGLGTEQLEETLKTCFPQYNIARIDRDSTARKGKLESYLEDIQQGKSQILIGTQMLAKGHHFPNVTLVALVNVDNALFSLDFRAEERLAQLYVQVAGRSGRAEKQGEVVLQTHYPDHPLLTTLLEKGYQAFAEETLKLRHNMGLPPFSFQALFKAQCRHSEEAENALSQLASFFYEQNIEGLQVLGPIPAPFSKKAGQYRWQLLLQHASRKQLQAALSRYSPELIKSSQVRLILDVDPLDLS